One part of the Procambarus clarkii isolate CNS0578487 chromosome 41, FALCON_Pclarkii_2.0, whole genome shotgun sequence genome encodes these proteins:
- the LOC123761211 gene encoding uncharacterized protein: MALDDDSDEDTIAPHHQPRHHRPHHQPRHHRPHHQPRHHRPHHQPRHHRPSPSTKTPSPSPSTKTPSPSPSTKTPSPSPSTKTPSPSPSTKTPSPLTINQDTIALTINQDTIALTINQDTIALTINQDTIAMAYCI, from the exons ATGGCcctggatgatgatagtgatgaag acACCAtcgcccctcaccatcaaccaagacACCAtcgccctcaccatcaaccaagacACCAtcgccctcaccatcaaccaagacACCAtcgccctcaccatcaaccaagacACCAtcgcccctcaccatcaaccaagacACCAtcgccctcaccatcaaccaagacACCAtcgccctcaccatcaaccaagacACCAtcgccctcaccatcaaccaagacACCAtcgccctcaccatcaaccaagacACCAtcgcccctcaccatcaaccaagacACCAtcgccctcaccatcaaccaagacACCAtcgccctcaccatcaaccaagacACCAtcgccctcaccatcaaccaagacACCATCGCCATGGCATATTGCATATAG